The genomic DNA TGGCGAGAGGAATTGCAACCGCAAAGACGTATTGGGTTAATGCGACGGCATTTAATGCAATTGTGGAGTACCATGTCGTCGTTCTTCACTATTGAGCGATTGTCACATTTTTTATGTCAAGGTTGATGTTTGTTGTTAAATGCAATAAGTAATAAGAAGCATATAGTTTGTTTTACTTTATTAAATCGAGTGTGATCAAATGATGTGGATATAGTTTGACTAaaggataaatatttattatttgattttcactataaaaataatgttaaattgaAGTGACTTgctaactttttaaattaaaaacaaaattacaataaatatatatatatatatatatatatatatatatatatatatatatatatatatatatatatatatatatatatataattaagatatcAGAAATCAACAAAAGAAGCCTGATAGAGACAAATAAAGGGATTAGaaagtaataatttaagtatatatatggGCTTAGGTCCATTAATGGACTGAGCCCGAACTAAAttttatagtaaataataaatgtcataataaattatattgttgttaagcaacaaaattataattcaaacacagtttattttattttatttttatttttatttttatctaagtCAATTTTTATCTAGTTCTCGATTCCTCTAGAAAGAACACTAATAAGACTCTCTCCAACTCACAAACccatttttaaactcaaaatacataaacatcatatcaaacattaattcatctccaaccctaaaattcatttccaaaactcaaatgaatattcttaaaatattcctTCCTTacattaacttttttattttattaatattatttatatatttatcaattttacatatttaattttaatctttttttatacttttaataaaataaaataaaaataaaataaaattaattatatatcaataattcatataaaacccaataattcaataatatttatataaacaaacatattatattaaaatttaagttataaaatataacgtaaaaatataaaataaaataaataaaatttcaaatataatacaattttaatgatttaattatgcatttaaaaaatattataatttttattttaaaattaaaagactaaaaaactaaaatgaaatgtttcaaataatttatataaataaatttaatatttaaattaaacagTTTATATGTTTGAAGTGCtcatttacaaatttataaaaaaaaaatgtgcaGGAATGAACAGAAACGACGAATATAtgcgttttttttttatttaaagaggGAGTATATTCTTATTTGGGCGCTATGTTTGTCGGCTGCTTAGAGGAGAAAATGGGAATGCGTTCCATTAGAGACGCcctaaaatcaaatatatcaaTAGTTTTagctcttttttattttattttcaatattatagaAATGTTCATACCAAACGGTTAAAATCGAGATGTTTTGTATTCATAAAATTCAGATTTTATCCaaaatcgtaaaagtttacctaaataaatatttttaggttaatattaaaaaaaattaaaataatatataattaattcatatacaagagagtacataattattcaataaaaaaaattagtacgtttttaaatattaacaaatttaaattttgtaacaaaatatattttctattcaaaatttcacaacaaattctatatatcatttgaaaaaaattatattatttaaaaatttaatattattaatttaagaaactctaatttctttcattttatttttctctctctatttccTTCTAGCGGTCGATGATTTCCGATTATTAGGCGAAAAATCGTGAATAATCTAAATCATTATCTTCACTTTTCTAACCAGAAATTTTGACaaaatgaccctaataatgACATCATTTTGGAAAATAACTAGGTCTTAATAAAGTTTGCAAACAGACCTTTACGGACGAAAATACTCCTTCGCGTCTCGCGTTATGCTGTGAGGtcatttttgcaaacattatcgCGTCACATGAAGTCATATTTGCAAACATTATCAGGTCATCCCTTTGCGTCACGTGATGCTGCATCGCGTGACGCAAAGATGTATTTTGTCTTTAGACATGCCGAAAAGGTCATTTTTACCAACTTTATCCTACTCTAgctatttttcaaaattatgtaattattagGATCATTTGgtcaaatttccctccaaaccCTCGATCTCCATTCCAGTAATCACATTGTAGAAAGTTCAAATTACTCGTACTAAGTAGAAGATTCGATTTCATCTCGGTATTAAGTATTATTCTTCAAACATTATCAGGTCATCCCGTATTTTTGTCTTTAGACATGCCGAAAAGGTCATTTTTACCAACTTTATCCTACTCTGgctatttttcaaaattatgtaattattatcatttggtcaaatttccctccaaaccCTCGATCTTCATTCCAGTTATCGCACGGTAGAGAGTTCAAATTACTCGTACTAAGTAGAAGATTCGATTTCATCTCGGTATTAGGTATTATTCTTCAAACATTATCAGGTCATCCCTTTGCGTCACGCGATGCTGCATCGCGTGACGCGAAGAGGTATTTTTGTCTTTAGACATGTCGAAAAGGTCATTTTTACCAACTTTATCCTACTCTAgctattttcaaatttatgtaattaCTAGGATCATCTGgtcaaatttccctccaaaccCTCGATCTCCATTCAATTCCAGTAATCGCACTGTAGAGAGTTCAAATTACTCGTACTAAGTAGAAGATTCGATTTCATCTCGATATTAGGTATTATTCTTCATATATTCGTTTCTAAAGCAATTATCAATTTATGTAATAATGTTATACTCCAATGAGCTATTATTCTCTATGAAGTTACTATATTGTCTTTTCCATGTACTATGTTTGGTGCTCCAACCCTTGAGCAAtctataaatttgtaaaatgtCACAAAGTGTTAATAGCTTGTAGGTGGGACAAGTAGTGAACTTAAATCATAAGTGAAAAACTctgaataaaatatgaaatattaaagttATACTATGTTTTGATTAGTTGAGGTAgtcataaaaaaatactatgTTTTGAAAATGTTTGAGGGTGAAGCAAAAATTGTATGGTAAACTTTTTTAATACTAGAGATTAATACAATAGAATACAATATACATGGTGTCTCGCAGAGATTCTCTGAAACAAACAAGACGAGAATGatagtaaaagaaaatatgtGAAGTTGAACGAAATGGAGATAATAAATTCGCTCCCATTCTTTATCATCCATAATCATGACCTTGTACCATGTCATCAATAAACATTCATTTGCATCAAAATCATTTTCCATGCGAAAAAACGCTCACTTATAAGTGTTTAATCTCTTTTTACGTCAAGAAGCGTTCATGTCTAAAAGTGTCAAATGTCAAAAATTTCGACACGCGAGGTAAAATCTCTTTTACACCAGAAAATGTAAGTGTTGAGAGCATCTACACCcaagttaaaagaaaatgatcaaaatcaaaatagggTGTTCAAAGAGTCGGTTAACCGATTAATCTATTAAATAGTTGGTTCTCGTTAAGCCTTTTGTATTACAAATTGGTTAACCGACCGTTATTGGTATCACTTTTACCGAATTTTGTTCTATCGGTTTCGATCGGTTAACTAAaaacttgtaattttttttttttaaaataaatattaaatttattaaatgaatttcaTCAATTAGATAAGTCCACATTTATGGGAGcgttaaaaaagaattaaacaaaaacacgaattaaattaaatattaaaaaaaactaagacACAAActctatttttattcaaaaatatttgttgCGTCCTTTcccttattcatatatatatatatatatatatattattaaatattataatatatctaatattttaaaaaaaaataatgtatattattaaatattataatatctctaatatttaaaaaaaataactaatgtatattattaaatattacaatatatctaatatttataaaaaataataatgtaaatatataagtagataattaaattattaccgattAAACCGGTAGAAAAATAGTTTAACCGAAAACCAAAACGTTTAAACCGGTTAACCGGAACCGCTAGAATCGATGATGGTTGAGGTGTCCCTACACTCAATATCGATAATAAGTTTCTGTAGTTATGAGTGTAGCTTTGGTCTACCATGTGACTTTAACGAAAATGTGACTTTAACGAAAGCGGGAAATTCTGTCAGAGTCAATTATTAAGACCGGTTAATGCGTTTAATAATGTCAATAATTGCATGTAAATAGTGTATGAACTGAAAATTATCCTCTgtgataaataaagaaaaaactaCCAGCTAGACCGTTAGGTTACCGGTTTGGTTATcgattttctcattttttttattttttttttcagtccTGGTGTCCATGTTGGTTTGTTAGGCAAAAGTGTCACCCTACTGTTTTTTCACAAGACCTTTCATGTTCTATCatttattatgttataaaaaatgaataacttAGAATTAAACTTGAGAAACAAACTATAAATTCGTGTTAGACgtttctttaataattaatagttaataCACTCTTATCCAAACATTGAATcactcaattttaatttatttttgaatcttgacaaaaaaaaatggtttgaaaatatatttattagtgatctcacaattaaataaaactaaaattatattttaaaatatattattcaatccaaatatataaaaaaaaagatcaatAACTTAATAACCGAATATTTAAACAAGGCCTTGTGTTATAGAAGCCTAACTAGGCCCGTCTTCAGTTTGGTCTGGGCCTTGAATTGAAGCCTTTTGGGTtcactaaagaaaataaaaggagaagaagaaacttAATTATTGATAGGGTTACAATCATGTAaacttaattagttattattatcaGAAAGATCAAATTAGtagacaataaaatattttcttttttaaaatttaaataaaaataaaaataaaaattattattatgaaagttgttacatattttatttttatttaactctaaattcaatatttttcttaacttactttatttatttaattactcatttgatctaaaatataataaaacactctttatttaatttcttctctctaatatttttattacatatttagagGGTAGAATAATCATTAAAgttcaaaaaaaaacatttaaaaaaaaaattaagatattatcCAAAACTCCGATAAAATCTCCAAACATATCCAAGATTAAATAAACtcttagtattttttttttaaaattaataattcatcaaaatacaaaatttaatattttaatattttgtgaattAAAGAAGCCCATTTACCACTCTGGGCATGCAAATTGACCAAATTAATTACAGTATATTTATTACTGTTTATAAATGAGTCTTTTGAGAGCCCGCCAATGGTTTCATCTCATTAAATGTGGTGACCTCGGTTTTCTCCATATGATGCTAGCAAAATTAATTCCATTTtgcaaaattttaatatcatttaataaacattatttataatattaactcataatatgaaaaaatatttaacaaaatataaaaaaatatatatttcaaaaacatttattGTTATCTTATTCAAACTATTTAAAACATTGAATAAtgctatatatattttgaagtaaaaataatttaataatgtgattattttttttattaaattaacaaacTTGTATAATaggtttgattcaacttatacttagtttattatctaatttgtatatagaaaattttgtttaaacgtaaaatatatttaattataattttttgcgttaacctattatataaaattataacttacaAATTTAACCTCCCCTAATTCTGAAAGCGTATTTTAAATTCACAATGCTTttcatacaaattaaattatatattttttatcatttagtCTTcgattattcttttaattaatttaataatatgtgttttattttatttttttaccgaAAGTGTACAATACTATtgtatcatatttattaatttgttcatCTTATTTAACATTTAGATTTTGGTTtcattgtttaatattttgtcatattattttatatgcaaGGATTAACTTATTCCTAATGaagatttgttttgtttgagattttttttttttaacgatTCAACCATAATCACATCATTTCATTCCATTTTGTCtcttattaatcaaatatttccatttaataactaaaatatcttatattctaaaatcattaaaaaatattattctgtaactttttcttttccaaaaaatataacCCTCTCCCAAAATTAACACcactatttgaataaattatcttttatctaaaaaaattaatgaataaaatataattaagttaacatAACAATTACCAAAGAAAACTAAATGAAAAGCATTAAATTGATGACGTTTGAGTCTGAAACCACAACCATTTTTGGTGTATATATAATGTAGTCCTCTCTTCTGCAATATTCGCGTGTTCTGGAAAAAGTATTAgggtttctctctctctctctctctctctctctctctctctctttaaaGCTCTAAAACAAAACTGTTCACAGTGAGGAAGAAGACGATTAGATGGCTGAGGAAAACGATAACCGAAAGACCGGCACCGTCAAGTGGTTCAACGATCAAAAGGGTTTCGGATTCATCACTCCTGACGACGGAACTGATGACTTGTTCGTTCATCAGTCCTCgatcaaaaccgatggtttccGTAGTCTAGCTGAAGGAGAGACCGTTGAATATAAGGTCAATTCCGGCGATGATGGTCGTACTAAGGCCGTTGATGTTACTGGTCCCAACGGGGAATCTGTTCAGGGTGGTGGTCGTGGTGGCGGTGGCGGTGGCCGTGGAGGCGGTGGTGGTGGGTATGGAGGCAGAGGTGGCGGTGGAGGTGGGTATGGAAGTAGAGGCGGAGATGGGTACAGTGGCGGTGGTGGGTATGGCGGTGGTGGTGGGTATGGCGGTGGTAGTGGTGGGGGAGGTGGTAATGGTTGTTTCAAGTGTGGTGAGTCTGGTCATATGGCTAGGGACTGTTTCCAGGGCGGCGGCGGTGGAAGTGGTGGTGGCGGCGGtggaggaggtggtggtggtggttgtTATAATTGTGGGGAGAATGGACATTTCGCAAGGGAATGTCCAACTGGGGCTCGTTGAAGAACTGTTTTGAATCGGAAAACACCACCTTAGGttttataataatgatgttTTAATGTTTGTTGTTTGTGTTTTGGTCTTCTGGTTTTTGGgttctttgttgatctccaaaaGATGGTCTAGTGTGTTATGGGGAAGAAGATGAAGTGATTAGTCACTTCTGATGAATCCCTTTTTATCTTTTTGTTTTTGCATGTCTAAGTTTGTTGCTGTCTACTGGTGGTGGTGTTTTTATGGTGGTTCTGAATTAATGTTTTTAGGGTTTGGTTGTTCTTGATCATGGgatatcaaatgaatgaatcaaTGTTTTATGAATCTCTTAGCTTATTTTCATTGCTTTTTAGTGTTTGGTTGTTCTTGATCATGAGAGAtaacaaatgaatgaataaatgttttatgTATCTGAGAGCTTATTTTCATTGCTGATTAGGGTTTGGTTGTTCTTGATCATGTATAACAAATGAATGAATCAATGTTTTATGTATCTGATAGCTTATTTTCATTGCTTTTTAGGGTTTGGTTGTTCTTGATCGATCATGGGataacaaatgaatgaatgtTTTATGTATCTTAGAACTTATTTTCATTGCTGTTTAGGGTTTAATGTTTGtacaagtttattttatttatttaaagaaaaaaaatgatgataacATGGCAGGGGCAGGTGAAGAGTGGTCAGGTCAGGTATGGTCTTTGTGAATTCTTCCACCTATAATAGGGGTGGACTAAAGTTGGTCAAACTTCTTCTGTTTCTTTTGGCGTTTACCttattataaaactttttttctttcttttttttcaagttatgtataacaaattaaaacaattttatacaaAGAGGGCTAACTAGAAGAAGAACCAAAGAaccagaagaagaagattagtcTAACTAGCTTGATTTGAggttattaagaaaaaaaagttaataatgttTTGTGAGTTACATTgattaaatttcttaatttatcatttgaaataatatattaaaaaaaaaataaagtagagaATTGATTGACCGTTGGATTGACAAGGGCAGGAAAGAGGGATTGAGGCACAAATGTCACATTGCATGGAAAAAGTAATAATATCTTTTGTACAGACTTATACCATAATGTTACTGGGGACCACAAGATAgccttcaatttctttttaccTTTTTCATCTCATTTATATGCAATTTTCTCATTTAATAagctttattttaaaaaataattgttctACTTTgtaaggggaaatttgatgaaatggccctcataagtggcttaattccaaaaaaggcccgcgtctg from Impatiens glandulifera chromosome 9, dImpGla2.1, whole genome shotgun sequence includes the following:
- the LOC124916539 gene encoding glycine-rich protein 2-like, with product MAEENDNRKTGTVKWFNDQKGFGFITPDDGTDDLFVHQSSIKTDGFRSLAEGETVEYKVNSGDDGRTKAVDVTGPNGESVQGGGRGGGGGGRGGGGGGYGGRGGGGGGYGSRGGDGYSGGGGYGGGGGYGGGSGGGGGNGCFKCGESGHMARDCFQGGGGGSGGGGGGGGGGGGCYNCGENGHFARECPTGAR